A genomic region of Fibrobacter sp. contains the following coding sequences:
- a CDS encoding aminomethyl-transferring glycine dehydrogenase subunit GcvPA — translation MSFIANTEEQQREMLRVCGVNSIDELFVDIPPTLKPRSFSLPQGKSELEIDSFFQKLAKKNSTDLISFLGGGFYDHFIPAAVDALASRSEFYTAYTPYQPEISQGMLQAIYEYQTDICRLTGLDFSNASLYDGGTALYEACQIAINATGRRKIVIDGGVNPIYRRMVHTYTANLSIELVEVMRAPGQTDRNKIFEAMDDKTAALLLQNPDFFGTIDDHSDIAEKCHSLGILVVQSVYPVAMAFLKSPAEQGIDIATGEGQPLGNPLSFGGPYLGFMAVRKEQVRKMPGRMVAATVDSRGQKGFVLSLQAREQHIRREKATSNICSNEALCALRAHIYLSLMGKEGLKDVASLCIDKAHYAMEKIKKIPGVSVMDSSPIFNEFTVKLPINAEECVEKMIGHGFAAGFPLGRYYPGMENHLLIAVTEKRTEQEISRFSDALEEVLCR, via the coding sequence ATGAGTTTTATCGCAAATACCGAAGAGCAGCAAAGAGAGATGCTGCGGGTTTGCGGGGTAAATTCGATTGATGAACTGTTCGTGGATATCCCCCCCACCCTTAAACCACGCTCTTTTTCTCTCCCACAGGGGAAATCGGAACTCGAGATCGATTCCTTTTTCCAAAAGCTGGCAAAGAAAAACTCCACTGATCTGATCAGTTTCCTTGGAGGTGGTTTCTACGATCATTTTATACCGGCAGCAGTCGATGCACTGGCCTCAAGGAGTGAGTTTTATACTGCATACACACCATATCAGCCGGAAATCTCTCAGGGGATGCTGCAGGCTATCTACGAGTACCAGACAGATATCTGCCGTCTTACCGGGCTTGATTTCTCAAACGCATCTCTTTACGACGGTGGTACGGCACTCTATGAAGCCTGCCAGATCGCCATCAACGCAACCGGAAGGCGCAAGATAGTCATCGATGGAGGGGTGAATCCGATCTATCGCAGGATGGTCCACACCTACACTGCCAATCTTTCCATAGAACTGGTAGAGGTTATGCGTGCACCGGGACAGACCGACCGGAATAAAATTTTTGAAGCCATGGATGATAAAACCGCTGCTCTGCTGCTTCAGAACCCTGATTTTTTCGGTACCATCGATGATCATTCAGATATTGCAGAAAAATGCCACTCTCTCGGGATCCTGGTTGTGCAGTCGGTCTATCCCGTAGCTATGGCCTTTCTGAAATCTCCTGCAGAACAGGGAATCGATATCGCAACCGGTGAGGGCCAGCCACTTGGAAACCCGCTGTCATTCGGCGGACCTTATCTGGGGTTCATGGCTGTAAGGAAAGAACAGGTAAGGAAGATGCCTGGAAGGATGGTGGCGGCTACGGTAGATTCCAGGGGTCAGAAAGGATTTGTCCTCTCTTTACAGGCAAGAGAGCAGCACATACGCCGGGAGAAGGCGACTTCCAATATCTGCTCCAACGAGGCACTCTGTGCTTTGAGGGCACATATCTATCTGAGCCTAATGGGTAAAGAGGGACTGAAAGATGTGGCCTCGCTCTGTATTGACAAGGCACATTATGCCATGGAAAAGATTAAAAAGATCCCCGGGGTTTCTGTTATGGATTCCTCACCAATATTCAATGAGTTTACAGTTAAACTTCCGATCAATGCCGAAGAGTGCGTCGAAAAGATGATCGGGCATGGTTTTGCCGCTGGTTTCCCTCTGGGGAGATACTATCCCGGGATGGAAAACCACCTTCTCATTGCTGTCACAGAGAAACGGACAGAACAGGAGATCAGCAGATTTTCGGATGCACTGGAGGAAGTATTATGTCGTTAA
- a CDS encoding aminomethyl-transferring glycine dehydrogenase subunit GcvPB: protein MSLIFEKSVKGRKGVNLPASDVPVHYEIPSNYRRGQDANLCELSELQVVRHFTELSRKNFGVDNSFYPLGSCTMKYNPKICEKIASIEGFSSLHPLLAQLPGGEMLTQGALSVLYDLEQLLCEITGMDAFTLQPMAGANGELTGMMLIAAYHRYKGNHKTEVLIPDEAHGTNPSSAATAGFQVRSIPTGENGILDIEALESAISEKTAAIMLTNPNTLGLFNSQIEKVSEIAHKHDALLYYDGANLNAIMGKFRPGDAHFDVMHVNLHKTFATPHGGGGPGSGPVGVRKDLEQFLPVSRIIRRSDDTYALSYDYPQSIGYIAPFYGNFAVCLKAYTYILLLGGDGLKRASENAVLNANYVMHSLKESYHIPHLRTCMHECVLSAKKQLENGVHAIDIAKALIDRGFHPMTIYFPLIVKEAMMIEPTETEGKETLDEFIGAMKEIAEQSVSNPEKLKQAPLSTPVGRLDETRAVKEMDFSYKEKK, encoded by the coding sequence ATGTCGTTAATTTTCGAAAAATCTGTAAAGGGAAGAAAGGGAGTAAACCTTCCGGCCAGTGATGTCCCGGTTCATTATGAAATTCCCTCTAATTATCGGCGCGGACAGGATGCGAATCTATGTGAACTTTCCGAGCTTCAGGTTGTAAGGCATTTCACCGAACTTTCCAGGAAAAATTTCGGGGTGGATAACTCTTTTTACCCTCTTGGTTCCTGTACGATGAAGTACAATCCCAAGATCTGCGAAAAAATCGCATCAATAGAGGGTTTCAGCTCTCTTCATCCTCTTCTCGCACAGCTTCCAGGGGGAGAGATGCTTACTCAGGGCGCCCTATCGGTTCTCTATGATCTGGAACAGTTGCTTTGTGAAATCACCGGGATGGATGCTTTCACGCTGCAGCCGATGGCTGGTGCCAATGGAGAGCTTACAGGTATGATGCTTATCGCGGCATATCATCGATATAAAGGAAACCATAAAACTGAGGTCCTTATTCCCGATGAAGCGCATGGGACTAACCCGTCAAGTGCAGCAACAGCAGGATTTCAGGTCAGGTCTATTCCCACGGGTGAGAATGGAATTCTGGATATTGAAGCGCTGGAATCGGCAATATCTGAAAAAACAGCAGCAATCATGCTCACTAACCCGAATACTCTTGGGCTTTTCAACTCGCAGATAGAGAAAGTATCAGAGATTGCCCACAAACATGATGCCCTGCTTTATTACGATGGGGCGAATCTTAACGCCATTATGGGAAAATTCCGGCCTGGTGATGCTCATTTTGATGTGATGCATGTTAACCTTCATAAGACCTTTGCCACACCTCACGGAGGTGGCGGACCAGGATCGGGACCGGTTGGAGTCAGAAAAGATCTGGAACAATTTTTGCCGGTTTCACGTATCATAAGAAGAAGTGATGACACCTATGCATTGAGTTACGATTATCCTCAATCCATTGGTTACATAGCTCCTTTTTACGGAAATTTCGCGGTATGTCTCAAGGCTTACACATACATTCTGCTTTTGGGTGGTGATGGGTTGAAAAGGGCGAGTGAAAACGCGGTTCTCAATGCGAACTATGTGATGCATTCTCTAAAGGAGAGTTATCACATTCCTCACCTGCGCACCTGTATGCATGAATGTGTGTTGAGTGCAAAGAAGCAACTTGAGAACGGCGTGCATGCCATCGATATTGCAAAGGCTCTGATCGACCGGGGATTCCACCCAATGACCATCTATTTTCCGCTCATTGTTAAGGAGGCTATGATGATTGAGCCTACGGAGACAGAGGGCAAGGAGACACTGGATGAGTTTATCGGAGCTATGAAAGAGATAGCAGAACAGTCCGTCAGTAACCCTGAAAAATTGAAACAGGCACCTCTTTCTACTCCTGTGGGCCGTTTGGATGAAACCAGGGCTGTAAAAGAGATGGATTTCAGTTATAAGGAAAAAAAGTAA